The stretch of DNA aaatttttaaattaaaaaaaaaagaggattaaaattttaatttttaattataaagacTAAATCTTAAATTCTATAGAATTACATAcaataataacatattttaacctagaactaattaaattagtaaaatgcTTGAAAGGAAACCATGTTCATGTGCAAGGCAAGACCAAATTCTCTTTGCCTTGGCCCCTTAAAAAAGGGTGAAATTCTATATTTGGGTCCTCTTGAGAATTAgaaattcaatttaacccttttagcATATAAGGTTTAGCTTTGGCCACCAACAATTTATATCCTGACTCCAACTCCACCAAAAATTTCTGATTTCGCCCTGTGCAAGGGTCTGTCCTAAAAAAAACCCGAGCACATATATATGTTGTAATAAACTTCTATCGAACAAAAGAACATGTAgtgtttaataataatttctaaTATTTTCGATTCATGTATGTATATAACCTGCATGTTTTTCATCAACAAAATGAGCACCAACAACATTTGAGTGCAATGCTttcctattttcttataatttctctctctctctctctctctctctctctctctctctctctctctaaatatatatatatgaaaagagATGAACAAAAGCTAGACAACACTTTATCCCTAGCTTTAAATACACTCCCAAGTCCCATATCAAAGAAGTTCATTACCCCTAGGTGAAGGAACTGGAAATGGAGAGTGAAAGCATCAAGTTAATATCATGACATTCATGGGAACGCCCGAGCCCTAGTGATAAGAGGGTCGGTGCTGCAACATTTCCATCATCATTGCATATGCAGTAATCTTCATCTGTTGATTGACCAATATCCTCAACAAATTGGCAGCTAGAGTGAACCATAGAGACCGCCATTGTTGCCCTTGATTTCTGCaacaaattataaaatgttgtaagcacaaaaaagtaaaaaagtaaaacaaaacaacaTTTCACATTTATTAGCTGACCTTTCTGTAAATGGTTCCATCGGCCTCCACATGCCAACCAGCCTCTTCACAAACAGCTTTCAACAGATCATTGCTATCAGCACGCTTTGGAAGGTTGTAGTTACCATGCTCCTTCAGCCCTGCAAATATTTTGTGAGCTACGGCTCGACGCTTGCGCTCCCTTTGCTTGTTCTTCAGGCGCTCGTCCTCGGTGGGGAACCGATACCTGGTGACTCTGCCACCCTCTTTGGTGGTTCTGTGAACAACCCATGGCCCTTTGCTCTTCTTGATGCAGCCCCTTAATGTACTAGTGTTCTTGTTCTTCTTCTCACCAGCCATTGCcataccttttttctttttttttttactttcggcTCTGTGTCTCTTGTTCCTTGATTTGAAGTATCTCAAGCTGCCTTTGATATTGATATTGATGgctatatatgtacaaaataatgGAGTGAGGAGACCACAATAACGGAGTGTGTGTACTTGGGGTGTACCATTAGACAGCATAATGACAATTTTGGAACATTCCTGAACCTGCATGCAGGGTACGGTTGTTATGAGTATTATGGAGGAGTGATAAAGCattttcattattaattattGGGTAAAACTGTATGAAAGATCCTTGCACTATGCATTTTTGGTgtatttagtccctctactataaTTCCATCATTTCTACTTCCTTACTTCTCGATATTTTTAGTCCTAGGACTTTTTCTTTGTGAATTTTGTCGAATATACAACTTGACATACCTTATTTTGTAAACCGTATGGTTATAATTAGATTTGATTATGAGTCAGGCCACTCGCTAAGGTTTGCTCAAAAAATAAGAGGATTTAGACAAAAATATAGGttcaaaaaatgggcttaaacaaaaaataataataataagacttGTTTTCTAAACGAGTTGGGCCTCGGATAAGATTTTTTGTCTCAACCCGATTTTGAATCTACCTAATTTTTTTTCTGCTGTTGTTTTACTGTCATTTTGTTGTTTTGCCGCCAATTTGCagttatattgctactattttattgttattatttgtatatattatataactcttgttttattgttaattttgttactattttagaggtatttgtttGTTAAATTGCAACTATATTAGTGTTATTCAAGTAAAaagtttttttaatgtattttcaatatgttgggaaacatttattttaatatttttagtatatttgatgtattatatttttaaaatttatttttaaataaaaaataatataaaaaaatttaatatggacGGATCGGATTAGGCTCggatttagtattttttatttggactaggcttgggcaaaattttaagtttattttttaagttgGGCCTAAATTTTGACATTAAATTGATTCGACTCATGATCAAGTTTAGGTATAACACATACaccttgcttttttttttataattaggaaaaaaatattattctttttaCCATGCAAAAAGCTTGTCCAgctgaaaaaaattgaaatatatattatatgacaATATGTTTGacaaaattaaggaaaaaattaaTCGCATGACTTAAAATACACAAGTTTTCTACATTGATTGTCTCTTCACTGGTATTTCCAACTTCCATGCAAAACAAATTAGGTGTCCTTTTTCTGCTGTTCAATAAATAGGTGTTGTCTGCACTCTCTGCAgctgaaaaaagaataaaaaaacaacTTTAGACATAATTGTGGCGGTACCGTTAAAGCGTGGGAATTAGATTAGGTGGGTGACCTTCATTTGGTTTTCATGAATAACTCCTCCATCCACACACTACAGCCGTTGATTTTTTTACCTACTACACTTGCATTTTCCTACATTATAGAGGcaaaagaattgatcaatttttgTGATGCACCATTTCAATACTTGCActgaataaataatataattcataCAAAATCCAAAAATGTGTTTTTCAAATATGTGCAAGCATTCAAGGTTCCAGATTGTCGGGGAGaggaaataaattttaaattttaaaaatcttctaaaacaataattttgggacttgaataagttaattaattatttaagtttatcatattaaatttttttttcttcttattttgcttcgaaaaaattttcaaatacgtatgatttcaaatttatgtgctctagcatgaaattaattatattgtaacaagactttaatttgacatgtttgaaattttaatttaactcaaccAATTTCACTTGATTCAATTCGACTCGAATTTGATTTCActcgaaaaaaatttcaaatcgagttagaatgataaaataaaactcgtcaactcgattaactcaatttttttctcGATTCGATCGAAAACTCACccctaattataaatatttaaattacacaaaaaaaaattagtaatttggaCCTAAACCATACATCAGTCCCAGATTGGTGTCccgttttaccaaaaaaaaatatgacatctaataaaaaaaacatgctATATGTCATGTTTTGATTGGTTGACATCGCTTGAAGGAGTAAATTAGGATACTTccataagaaaaattttaagaagAATTTAAGAATTGAAATACAGTTCAGAGGTGAATTTACTAATAAAGTAAAAAACGCAAAAATACTCTTATAATTACACTCTTTTTTCCAAATCTGATAGGGGGTAggcaatttttaaaatattacaaaatttgatgtttaaaaaaattatatataaaaatttataataaaaaaagttttatgTCATCACAAaagaatttttgtttttcaaattctTCACCTCAAacgaatttataaaaatttatcctactaaaaaaatcaattctgcttaatttaaaaatattgattgTGATAACTAAAATtacctaaaattaaaagaataaaaattttatatactataaaattttacaatatagGCTACTAAAATATTGGCTTTTTTTATCtgtataatacaaataaaaaaattaaatactgaaaTAGTATGCTAATACCACTATTTACccaaatggtatgtttgaaaCAGTAATAAGGATGGAGGGAGAGAGCTGGGCGACACCCATGATTTTTCTGACACACTGATTGAATCATCATTACAAAATGAtgtatgtttaaaaaatatattttttaagggtGGAGGGGGAGAGATGAACAGCACCAGTATTTTTGGGTGCAAAAATGCGGTTGAATGGTGGAGGATGAGAGAGAGGCGACACCAGACTAAAATGTGATGACCTAAAATATTCAAAGGCCTAATATGTAAATATGTCATTTTAATTGATTGCTAATAAAAGCTTTTAGGGTGCCGCTTGATAGTGTGGTAGCACCAAACTTCAAAAAGGTTAAATTGCTTCGTAAGCCATTCTTAtttactattttcttttattctttttcaatataaaaaaatagagaggctTATTACCAATCAGTTAAAAAAGTTTTTTCTACCAAAAagtatttttgtcaaaattttgatTCTAACTGgaaataaatttgatttatttttcgaaaaataaattttttgttcaaataattttttttgttcaaattatttttttccagttggaataattttttgaaaaaaaaaatttacaaaaaaaattgagCAGTGGAATAAAATTATTTGCTAAAAGAAcacaaaatataaacatttatgtTAGTTTTAACACAAAAtaaacttaaacacaagcaaataaatgataaaaaaatacttttctaACCCTTTTGCTGTTGTTGTCTCCTTCTTCAAACACCCGAAatcttctcttctcctttctttctttttttttctttcaacagTCATGCCCTTATATGGGGCAATTTGTAAGCCTCAAAAGGcctgaaaattgggttgactaCCTGACCATCAGTCAGGAAATTTTTTTCCCGTGACCGTCCGGTTAGTTCCACCAGGGGTGTTGCCTgccctaatatatatattttaaagttaataattgTCAAATGATTGGCATCAAAGACAATGGTGGTGCCGCCTATCCACCGCCCTCACCAtatcatttttgtaaataatgGTGGTAGGATaccatttttgtaaataattttatttcttgtattatttagataaaaaaagCCTTTTTTCTTGGTATGGAGGATGAAAATTGATTAATCAAATGGTTAAGTTATGATAGTGcataatttcttaattatttgtaatatttttcaatttgaattatgctgtttatgtttttaattgtattatttatacttacattttatttattattaatttagggaataattagagaaaagtgagtttaatgtttattttttgcAAGTTTTTGCAGTTTGGACTTTCAACACAGTGAAATTTCAGTATTTTGGTCATAACTTGAGTTATAGACTTCCGTTT from Gossypium hirsutum isolate 1008001.06 chromosome D04, Gossypium_hirsutum_v2.1, whole genome shotgun sequence encodes:
- the LOC107898462 gene encoding beta-amylase 8; the protein is MLSNGTPQVHTLRYCGLLTPLFCTYIAININIKGSLRYFKSRNKRHRAESKKKKKKGMAMAGEKKNKNTSTLRGCIKKSKGPWVVHRTTKEGGRVTRYRFPTEDERLKNKQRERKRRAVAHKIFAGLKEHGNYNLPKRADSNDLLKAVCEEAGWHVEADGTIYRKKSRATMAVSMVHSSCQFVEDIGQSTDEDYCICNDDGNVAAPTLLSLGLGRSHECHDINLMLSLSISSSFT